A part of Thermoanaerobaculia bacterium genomic DNA contains:
- a CDS encoding UDP-glucose/GDP-mannose dehydrogenase family protein yields MNICMVGTGYVGLVTGTCLADFGMNVICVDVDEAKIQALQRGEIPIYEPGLEELVMKNERAGRLSFSTDLKGAVENSLAIFIAVGTPPLPDGSADLSYVRQVAESIADHANGYKVVVTKSTVPTGTGKMIEEILKGRNGEHEFSVVSNPEFLREGSAVADFLRPDRVVIGTRDQRPVAIMKEIYSPLYLLETPIIVTDVESAEMIKYASNGFLSVKISFINEIASLCELVGADVHAVARGMGLDKRIGPKFLHPGPGFGGSCFPKDTHAVADLARKFGARFEIIEAAITANEKTKARMIEKIEAAAGPLAGKTVGVLGISFKPATDDIRESAALRIIRDLQERGAHVRAFDPAAVENAKKVLSDVVYGRDAYDCAAGCDALVLVTEWNEFRALDFGKLEKAMRARVLVDLRNVYEPEEVRELGWVYSGVGRG; encoded by the coding sequence ATGAACATCTGCATGGTCGGCACCGGTTACGTCGGCCTCGTCACGGGCACCTGTCTCGCCGATTTCGGGATGAACGTGATCTGCGTCGACGTGGACGAGGCGAAGATCCAGGCGCTCCAGCGCGGCGAGATCCCGATCTACGAACCGGGCCTCGAAGAGCTCGTCATGAAGAACGAACGGGCCGGCCGGCTCTCGTTCTCGACCGATCTCAAGGGCGCCGTCGAGAACTCGCTCGCGATCTTCATCGCGGTCGGGACCCCGCCGCTCCCCGACGGATCCGCGGATCTCTCGTACGTGCGGCAGGTCGCCGAATCGATCGCGGACCATGCCAACGGCTACAAGGTCGTCGTCACCAAGTCCACGGTTCCCACCGGAACCGGGAAGATGATCGAAGAGATCCTGAAGGGGAGGAACGGCGAGCACGAGTTCTCCGTCGTGTCCAACCCGGAGTTCCTCCGGGAAGGCTCCGCGGTCGCCGACTTCCTCCGCCCGGACCGCGTCGTGATCGGCACCCGCGACCAGCGGCCGGTCGCGATCATGAAGGAGATCTACTCGCCGCTGTATCTCCTCGAGACGCCCATCATCGTCACCGACGTCGAGTCGGCGGAGATGATCAAGTACGCGTCCAACGGATTCCTCTCGGTGAAGATCTCGTTCATCAACGAGATCGCGTCCCTGTGCGAGCTCGTCGGCGCCGACGTCCACGCGGTCGCGCGCGGGATGGGCCTCGACAAGCGGATCGGCCCGAAATTCCTCCATCCCGGTCCGGGCTTCGGCGGCTCCTGTTTCCCGAAGGACACGCATGCGGTGGCGGACCTCGCCCGGAAATTCGGCGCCCGCTTCGAGATCATCGAGGCCGCGATCACCGCCAACGAGAAGACGAAGGCGCGGATGATCGAGAAGATCGAGGCGGCGGCGGGACCGCTCGCGGGCAAGACCGTCGGCGTCCTCGGGATCTCGTTCAAGCCGGCGACCGACGACATCCGGGAGTCCGCGGCGCTCCGGATCATCCGGGACCTCCAGGAACGGGGGGCGCACGTCCGGGCGTTCGACCCCGCGGCGGTCGAGAACGCGAAGAAAGTTCTCTCGGACGTCGTCTACGGGCGCGACGCCTACGACTGCGCCGCGGGATGCGACGCGCTCGTCCTCGTCACCGAATGGAACGAGTTCCGCGCGCTCGACTTCGGAAAGCTCGAGAAGGCGATGCGCGCCCGCGTCCTCGTCGATCTCCGGAACGTCTACGAACCGGAGGAAGTGCGGGAGCTCGGGTGGGTGTATTCGGGAGTGGGAAGAGGCTGA
- a CDS encoding NAD-dependent epimerase/dehydratase family protein gives MKILVTGGAGFIGSQLVDRRLASGDRVTVIDDFNDYYDPALKRANVAPALGRPGYRLVEGDIRDRELVFSLFREGEFDAVVHLAARAGVRPSIQDPVLYEEVNCVASIHLFEAAARFGKPRFVFASSSSVYGVNSKLPFSEEDPIARRVSPYATTKRSGELLAFNFHHLEGLDAFCLRFFTVYGPRQRPEMAIAKFTEALEQGREIPFFGDGSSRRDYTYIDDILDGVEAAIERCRGFEIVNLGGAHPISLAELVELLERATGRRALLRRLPDQPGDVPATYADVDKARRLLGFSPKVPIAEGLARYVAWRRRHA, from the coding sequence GTGAAGATCCTCGTCACCGGAGGCGCCGGCTTCATCGGCTCGCAGCTCGTCGACCGGCGCCTCGCCTCCGGCGATCGCGTGACCGTGATCGACGATTTCAACGATTACTACGACCCCGCGCTGAAGCGGGCCAACGTGGCGCCCGCGCTCGGCCGGCCGGGGTACCGGCTCGTCGAGGGCGACATCCGCGACCGCGAGCTCGTCTTTTCGCTCTTCCGGGAGGGGGAATTCGACGCCGTCGTCCACCTGGCCGCACGCGCGGGCGTCCGGCCCTCGATCCAGGATCCCGTGCTCTACGAGGAGGTCAACTGCGTCGCGAGCATCCATCTCTTCGAAGCCGCCGCGCGGTTCGGAAAGCCCCGATTCGTGTTCGCGTCCTCGTCGTCGGTGTACGGCGTGAACTCGAAGCTCCCCTTCTCCGAGGAAGACCCGATCGCGCGCCGGGTCTCCCCCTATGCGACGACGAAGCGCAGCGGCGAGCTCCTCGCGTTCAACTTCCACCATCTCGAGGGGCTCGACGCGTTCTGCCTGAGGTTCTTCACCGTCTACGGGCCGCGGCAGCGCCCCGAGATGGCGATCGCGAAGTTCACGGAAGCGCTCGAACAGGGCCGCGAGATCCCGTTCTTCGGCGACGGCTCCTCCCGCCGCGACTACACCTACATCGACGACATCCTGGACGGCGTCGAGGCGGCGATCGAGCGCTGCCGGGGATTCGAGATCGTCAACCTCGGCGGCGCCCACCCGATCTCGCTCGCCGAGCTCGTCGAGCTGCTGGAGCGCGCGACCGGACGCCGGGCGCTCCTCCGGCGTCTGCCCGACCAGCCGGGCGACGTCCCGGCGACGTACGCCGACGTCGACAAGGCGCGCCGACTCCTGGGCTTTTCCCCGAAGGTGCCGATCGCGGAGGGCCTCGCCCGCTACGTGGCGTGGCGCCGACGGCACGCCTGA
- a CDS encoding UDP-glucuronic acid decarboxylase family protein, which translates to MRILVTGGAGFLGSHLCDRLLREGHEVTAMDNLITGNTRNIAHLIGRRDFTFIHHDVTNYIYVDGKLDAVLHFASPASPIDYLELPIQTMKVGALGTHKALGLAKEKKARFLLASTSEVYGDPLVHPQPETYWGNVNPIGPRGVYDEAKRFAEALTMAYRRSHGVDTRIVRIFNTYGPRMRPKDGRVVPALIGQAIAGEPMTVFGDGSQTRSFCYVDDLIDGIYRLLMSGEPDPTNIGNPAEMTVLEFAKVIRRLTGTASPIVFQPLPTDDPKVRQPDIAKARRVLGWAPRVPLEEGLAKTIEYFRELATGTAPATAAAG; encoded by the coding sequence ATGCGGATTCTGGTCACCGGCGGAGCCGGGTTCCTCGGCAGCCATCTGTGCGACCGGCTCCTGCGCGAGGGGCACGAGGTCACCGCGATGGACAACCTCATCACGGGGAACACGCGGAACATCGCGCACCTGATCGGACGCCGGGACTTCACGTTCATCCATCACGACGTCACGAACTACATCTACGTGGACGGGAAGCTCGACGCGGTCCTGCACTTCGCCTCCCCCGCCTCCCCGATCGACTACCTCGAGCTGCCGATCCAGACGATGAAGGTGGGGGCGCTCGGAACCCACAAAGCGCTCGGTCTCGCGAAGGAAAAGAAGGCGCGGTTCCTCCTCGCCTCCACGTCCGAGGTCTACGGCGACCCGCTCGTGCACCCCCAGCCGGAGACCTACTGGGGCAACGTCAATCCGATCGGGCCCCGCGGCGTCTACGACGAGGCGAAGCGTTTCGCCGAGGCGCTCACGATGGCCTATCGCCGGAGCCACGGCGTCGACACCCGGATCGTCCGCATCTTCAACACGTACGGCCCGCGAATGCGGCCCAAGGACGGCCGCGTCGTTCCGGCTCTGATCGGACAGGCGATCGCCGGCGAGCCGATGACCGTCTTCGGCGACGGGTCGCAGACGCGGTCGTTCTGCTACGTCGACGACCTGATCGACGGGATCTACCGTCTGCTGATGTCCGGCGAGCCCGACCCGACGAACATCGGGAACCCCGCGGAGATGACCGTGCTCGAATTCGCGAAGGTGATCCGGCGTCTCACCGGGACGGCGTCGCCGATCGTGTTCCAGCCGCTCCCGACCGACGACCCGAAGGTCCGGCAGCCGGACATCGCGAAAGCCCGCCGCGTCCTCGGCTGGGCGCCCCGCGTCCCCCTCGAGGAAGGCCTCGCGAAGACGATCGAGTATTTCCGGGAACTCGCCACGGGGACCGCCCCGGCGACCGCCGCCGCGGGCTGA
- a CDS encoding MlaD family protein, producing the protein MTAPGEIVRRRFRVGLVVFVALVAFAIGIFMVGQRASLFTRKVDYRIHFQSAAGLTTGNAVRLSGVTVGNVTEVALSEKPGDSTVTVTVSIERRMASRIRTDTTASIKTIGLLGDKYIELIGGSSEAAEIAPGGEIPPAREAGIEKLLAGGEGLLGDLTEIARSLKVILGRTEKGQGLLGELTSNSDEGRSIGTNLNQTLHQLSATLEKINSGRSFAGKLLADERYGRETGKALQNAIGSASRAFGVIADDLQNGKGALPALMADPEGKKKVYGLIDNLSAAGVSLARASSDLDRGKGLLPVLLHDEAFAADFRRHLTNLTMHLDSISEKLDQGDGSIGKLINDPALYDAANDIVVGVDESKLLRWLVRDRQKKGIEKRYERESAKAKAGSSTSEPPPP; encoded by the coding sequence ATGACGGCGCCGGGCGAGATCGTCCGCCGGCGGTTCCGGGTGGGCCTCGTCGTCTTCGTCGCGCTCGTCGCGTTCGCGATCGGCATCTTCATGGTCGGGCAGCGGGCGAGCCTCTTCACGCGGAAGGTGGACTACCGGATCCATTTCCAGTCGGCCGCGGGCCTGACGACCGGAAATGCGGTGCGGCTCTCGGGCGTGACGGTCGGAAACGTCACGGAGGTCGCGCTCTCCGAAAAACCCGGAGACAGCACCGTCACGGTCACGGTATCGATCGAGCGCCGGATGGCCTCGCGCATCCGCACCGACACCACCGCTTCGATCAAGACGATCGGGCTCCTCGGCGACAAGTACATCGAGCTGATCGGCGGCTCTTCGGAAGCGGCCGAGATCGCGCCGGGCGGGGAGATCCCCCCGGCGAGGGAAGCGGGGATCGAGAAGCTCCTCGCCGGCGGCGAAGGCCTCCTCGGGGACCTCACCGAAATCGCCCGGTCGCTCAAGGTCATCCTGGGAAGGACCGAGAAGGGCCAGGGCCTCCTCGGCGAGCTCACGAGCAACTCGGACGAGGGCAGGAGCATCGGGACGAACCTCAACCAGACGCTCCACCAGCTCTCGGCGACGCTCGAGAAGATCAACTCCGGCCGTTCCTTCGCCGGAAAACTCCTCGCGGACGAGCGCTACGGGCGGGAGACGGGCAAAGCGCTCCAGAACGCGATCGGCTCCGCCTCGCGCGCCTTCGGCGTGATCGCCGACGACCTGCAGAACGGCAAGGGCGCGCTTCCGGCGCTCATGGCCGACCCCGAGGGAAAGAAGAAGGTCTACGGGCTGATCGACAATCTTTCGGCGGCGGGGGTCTCCCTCGCGCGCGCCTCCTCGGACCTCGACCGCGGCAAGGGCCTCCTTCCGGTTCTCCTCCACGACGAAGCATTCGCCGCGGACTTCCGGCGGCACCTGACGAACCTCACGATGCACCTCGACTCGATCTCCGAAAAGCTCGACCAGGGCGACGGGTCGATCGGAAAGCTCATCAACGACCCCGCCCTCTACGACGCCGCCAACGACATCGTCGTCGGCGTCGACGAGTCGAAGCTCCTTCGCTGGCTGGTCCGGGACCGCCAGAAGAAGGGGATCGAGAAGCGATACGAGCGCGAGTCCGCGAAGGCGAAGGCGGGATCCTCCACTTCCGAGCCGCCGCCCCCGTGA
- a CDS encoding ABC transporter ATP-binding protein, translating into MDLVSVRKTYEGRAVLAGASLTVLSGETMVILGPSGTGKSVLLRHINGLTKPDSGQVFVCGRDIVPLSEEELVEVRLRVSMLFQGGALFDSMNVLDNVAFPMREHTEMTPKEIKDRVADKLAMVGLPGTQKKMPSELSGGMRKRVALARSIALDPEIILFDEPTTGLDPINSEKINELIDDLNERLKATFVVVTHDIVSARVISDRVAFLHGGTFEFVGTFAEAAQGGHPILSDFFRSQGFPAGTETAAIAASAARSTGRGEPA; encoded by the coding sequence GTGGACCTCGTCTCGGTGCGGAAGACCTACGAGGGCCGGGCGGTCCTCGCCGGCGCTTCGCTGACCGTCCTGAGCGGAGAGACCATGGTCATCCTCGGTCCGTCCGGAACGGGGAAGAGCGTGCTCCTGCGCCACATCAACGGGCTCACGAAACCGGACTCCGGCCAGGTGTTCGTCTGCGGCCGCGACATCGTCCCCCTCTCGGAAGAAGAGCTCGTCGAGGTTCGCCTGCGCGTGTCGATGCTCTTCCAGGGAGGCGCGCTCTTCGATTCCATGAACGTCCTCGACAACGTCGCGTTCCCGATGCGCGAGCACACCGAGATGACGCCGAAGGAGATCAAGGACCGGGTCGCCGACAAGCTCGCGATGGTCGGTCTTCCCGGCACCCAGAAGAAGATGCCGTCGGAGCTCTCCGGCGGGATGCGCAAGCGCGTAGCGCTCGCGCGGTCGATCGCGCTCGACCCCGAGATCATCCTCTTCGACGAGCCGACGACCGGCCTCGACCCGATCAATTCCGAGAAGATCAACGAGCTGATCGACGATCTCAACGAGCGCCTCAAGGCGACGTTCGTCGTCGTGACCCACGACATCGTCTCCGCGCGCGTGATCTCGGACCGCGTCGCGTTCCTCCACGGCGGCACGTTCGAATTCGTCGGCACGTTCGCCGAGGCCGCGCAGGGCGGGCATCCGATCCTCTCCGACTTCTTCCGGTCGCAGGGATTTCCGGCGGGCACCGAGACCGCCGCGATCGCCGCGTCGGCCGCGCGTTCGACCGGCCGGGGAGAGCCCGCATGA
- a CDS encoding FHA domain-containing protein yields MALARSQGWSYVLRHAAREIPVSDGDVVLGRSHSAGVRVDEETVSRSHALLTLREGRAVIRDLGSSNGLFVAGRRVAGQAAVSDGDTIGLGSATLTFTVIPPPDVEARTAMIATLPGAAPRPTETATRFFPVGAAAAEAAPAVPAERPRRRPRSLDDFVMHEEGDEPPEMEARIEAFEPAPLGARIASAAADLLLSAAIAFVCSVPALIAILTHGALRERAGSGLAFWALVGFCGAAAAGAIIVYYLSGWCGRGATLGQRSAGVRLVSVDGGLVGGGRAFLRLAILVLYLATAGLLALTVVFDREHRGLADRVSKSRVVAA; encoded by the coding sequence ATGGCGCTGGCGCGGAGCCAGGGGTGGTCGTACGTGCTGCGCCACGCGGCGCGCGAGATCCCGGTTTCGGACGGGGACGTCGTCCTGGGGCGCAGCCACAGCGCGGGGGTCCGGGTCGACGAGGAGACGGTCTCTCGCTCTCACGCGCTCCTGACGCTCCGCGAAGGGCGGGCGGTGATCCGGGATCTCGGCTCTTCGAACGGGCTCTTCGTCGCCGGCCGGCGTGTCGCCGGACAGGCCGCCGTTTCCGACGGCGACACGATCGGGCTCGGAAGCGCGACGCTGACGTTCACCGTGATCCCGCCTCCCGACGTGGAGGCGAGGACGGCGATGATCGCGACGCTCCCGGGCGCGGCCCCCCGTCCCACCGAGACCGCCACGCGGTTCTTTCCCGTCGGCGCGGCGGCGGCGGAGGCCGCGCCGGCCGTTCCCGCCGAACGGCCGCGCCGGCGCCCTCGCTCGCTCGACGACTTCGTCATGCACGAGGAGGGGGACGAGCCGCCCGAGATGGAGGCGCGCATCGAGGCGTTCGAGCCGGCGCCGCTCGGCGCGAGGATCGCGTCGGCGGCCGCCGACCTCCTGTTGTCGGCGGCGATCGCTTTCGTGTGCTCGGTCCCCGCGCTGATCGCGATCCTCACCCACGGCGCCCTGCGCGAGCGGGCCGGTTCCGGGCTCGCGTTCTGGGCGCTCGTCGGCTTCTGCGGAGCGGCTGCGGCCGGCGCGATCATCGTGTATTACCTGAGCGGCTGGTGCGGCCGCGGCGCCACCCTCGGGCAGCGCTCCGCGGGCGTTCGCCTCGTCTCCGTGGACGGCGGGCTCGTCGGGGGCGGGCGCGCGTTTCTCCGCCTCGCGATCCTGGTTCTCTACCTGGCGACCGCCGGCCTGCTCGCTTTGACGGTCGTGTTCGATCGGGAGCATCGCGGGCTGGCGGACAGAGTTTCGAAGTCGCGCGTCGTCGCGGCCTGA
- a CDS encoding Ig domain-containing protein translates to MKRPAPIAAILSVLICATAWSSSVLIDTGAPDGRMAAASRPSLAGGIEIEAADDFLVPCATTIESATFTGLLPADATAEEVVVEIYRVFPQDSDSIRTPSVPTRANSPSDAAFASRDSAAAGLTFTTTVLLTNYTASNSVLNGINKSPNQTTGGEGPVTGTEVEFDVAFSPGIGLPAGHYFFVPQVRLNTGDFFWLSAAHPVASFTPDLQTWIRNENLAPDWLRIGTDIVGGNPAPAFNGSFSLTGTSTPLAVSSSAGNPIAVVPGTAIAPVTFSASGATPPLTFSETGALPGLSLDSSTGVLSGTPNAIGTFPVTITATDALGCSGDLALTIRVETRPTVPAVGGTGLAVLALALSAAGALALRR, encoded by the coding sequence ATGAAACGACCGGCCCCGATCGCCGCGATCCTTTCGGTCCTCATCTGTGCCACGGCGTGGAGCTCATCGGTCCTCATCGACACGGGGGCGCCGGACGGGAGAATGGCCGCCGCGTCGCGCCCCTCCCTGGCGGGCGGGATCGAGATCGAAGCGGCAGACGACTTCCTCGTTCCCTGCGCGACCACGATCGAGAGCGCGACGTTCACGGGGCTCCTTCCGGCCGACGCCACCGCCGAGGAGGTCGTCGTGGAGATCTACCGCGTTTTCCCCCAGGATTCCGATTCGATCCGGACGCCCTCCGTCCCGACACGCGCGAACTCCCCGTCCGATGCGGCCTTCGCGTCGCGCGACAGCGCCGCGGCCGGGCTGACCTTCACGACGACCGTTTTGCTTACGAATTACACCGCCTCCAATTCGGTATTGAACGGCATCAACAAGTCTCCGAACCAGACGACCGGGGGCGAAGGCCCGGTGACGGGCACGGAGGTCGAGTTCGACGTCGCGTTCTCGCCGGGGATCGGCCTGCCGGCGGGACACTATTTCTTCGTCCCTCAGGTTCGGCTGAACACCGGCGATTTCTTCTGGCTGTCGGCGGCGCATCCGGTCGCGTCGTTCACGCCGGACCTCCAGACGTGGATCCGGAACGAGAACCTCGCTCCCGACTGGCTCCGGATCGGGACCGACATCGTCGGCGGGAACCCGGCGCCGGCGTTCAACGGAAGCTTCTCGCTGACCGGGACCTCGACGCCCCTCGCCGTCTCGTCGTCCGCGGGAAATCCGATCGCGGTCGTCCCCGGAACGGCGATCGCACCGGTCACGTTCTCGGCATCCGGCGCGACGCCCCCGCTCACGTTCTCGGAGACCGGAGCGCTCCCCGGCCTTTCTCTGGATTCTTCGACCGGCGTCCTCTCCGGCACGCCGAACGCGATCGGGACCTTTCCGGTGACGATCACCGCGACGGATGCCCTCGGCTGCTCGGGAGACCTCGCGCTGACGATCCGGGTGGAAACCCGTCCGACCGTTCCCGCCGTCGGCGGGACCGGACTCGCTGTTCTCGCGCTCGCCCTGTCGGCGGCGGGAGCGCTCGCGCTGCGGCGTTAG
- the uvrA gene encoding excinuclease ABC subunit UvrA, with the protein MGAPKGPREPISIVGARTHNLKNISVEIAQGSLTVVTGVSGSGKSSLAFDTLYAEGQRRYAESMSTYARQFLERLDRPDVDSIEPVPPAIALEQKNGVTNARSTVGTQTEIADSMRLLFAHGGETVCPDDGAAAKRGGIDFAAAALRSLPDRTRVTLVAPVAAGETAGDVEAILPELRRAGFFRALSPAGEVVELPAEPDGIAALREEGGVLPVVVGRFAISPENGPEIENAVAAAFAMAGTLRARIHRPDGIETKTFRRGLFCPECGREFREPTPALFAFNSPLGACAACQGFGRVIGIDWDKVIPNRDLTLDERPVAPWNTPAYESAYDELFRAGRKIGLRRHVPFSSLSAAERALVEKGNAKFYGISGFFEWLETKRYKVHVRVLLSRYRAYTRCAACGGGRLVPEAAWVRFRGKTMAELNEMPVGELAAWFDRVELSARERESLSSIFGEIRSRLRYLNEVGLDYLTLSRAARTLSGGEAQRIGLACALGGALTNTLYVLDEPTIGLHARDTGLLLSILRKLADRGNTVVVVEHDPDVIAAADRVIDLGPEAGARGGQLLFSGTPAALRRVAQNRTAAALRRRERAAPAAGNVVPFRRGHDRAITIVGAREHNLKNLTVRLPLGRLVSVSGVSGSGKSTLLRDCFFHVYQRRVKGVAAVEIGAVDEIRGLDHVSDVLFVDQSPLGRSARSNPVTYTKAYDEIRHAFAATGRARANRVTPRDFSFNTPGGRCEACQGTGVTTIDMQFLADVVVTCDRCDGRRFSPKVLAIRYRGKNIDDVLRMTVAEASAFFADLPKVTRRLSPLAEVGLAYLPLGQPTSTLSGGEAQRLKLASFLEEKSSPRGNLFLFDEPTTGLHSGDVDVLLATFRKLIARGHSVVAIEHHLDFIAASDWVIDLGPGGGDRGGEMVAEGTPGEIARSPLSETGRHLAGRAPAERTGPNARRVPR; encoded by the coding sequence ATGGGCGCACCCAAAGGACCGCGGGAACCGATCTCGATCGTCGGCGCGCGGACCCACAATCTGAAGAACATTTCGGTCGAGATCGCGCAGGGGAGTCTCACGGTCGTCACCGGGGTCTCCGGTTCCGGAAAGTCCTCGCTCGCGTTCGACACGCTCTACGCCGAAGGACAGCGGCGCTACGCGGAATCGATGTCCACCTATGCGCGCCAGTTCCTCGAGCGGCTCGACCGTCCCGACGTCGACTCGATCGAGCCGGTGCCGCCCGCGATCGCGCTCGAGCAGAAGAACGGCGTCACGAACGCGCGGTCGACCGTCGGGACGCAGACCGAGATCGCCGACTCGATGCGGCTCCTCTTCGCTCACGGGGGCGAGACGGTCTGCCCGGACGACGGCGCGGCCGCGAAACGCGGGGGGATCGATTTCGCCGCCGCGGCGCTGCGGTCTCTCCCCGATCGAACCCGGGTGACGCTGGTGGCTCCGGTCGCCGCCGGCGAAACCGCCGGCGACGTCGAAGCGATCCTGCCCGAGCTCCGGCGCGCCGGCTTCTTTCGGGCGCTCTCACCGGCCGGCGAGGTCGTCGAGCTCCCGGCGGAGCCGGACGGGATCGCCGCCCTCCGCGAAGAGGGGGGCGTGCTGCCGGTCGTCGTCGGGCGGTTCGCGATCTCGCCCGAGAACGGGCCGGAGATCGAGAACGCGGTGGCGGCGGCGTTCGCGATGGCGGGGACGCTCCGGGCGCGAATCCACCGTCCGGACGGAATCGAGACGAAGACCTTCCGGAGGGGCCTCTTCTGCCCGGAGTGCGGCCGGGAGTTCCGGGAGCCGACGCCCGCGCTCTTCGCGTTCAATTCGCCTCTCGGGGCCTGCGCGGCGTGCCAGGGATTCGGCCGGGTGATCGGCATCGATTGGGACAAGGTGATCCCGAACCGCGACCTGACCCTCGACGAGCGCCCGGTCGCGCCGTGGAACACCCCCGCGTACGAGTCGGCCTACGACGAGCTCTTCCGCGCCGGCCGCAAGATCGGGCTTCGCCGGCACGTGCCGTTCTCGTCGCTCTCCGCGGCCGAGCGGGCGCTCGTCGAAAAGGGGAACGCGAAGTTCTACGGGATCTCCGGTTTCTTCGAATGGCTGGAGACGAAGCGCTACAAGGTGCACGTCCGCGTCCTCCTCTCCCGCTACCGGGCGTACACGCGCTGTGCCGCCTGCGGCGGCGGCCGCCTCGTGCCGGAAGCGGCCTGGGTGCGATTCCGCGGGAAGACGATGGCCGAGTTGAACGAGATGCCGGTCGGCGAGCTCGCCGCCTGGTTCGACCGCGTCGAGCTCTCGGCGCGCGAGCGGGAATCGCTCTCCTCGATCTTCGGCGAGATCCGTTCGCGCCTGCGGTACCTGAACGAAGTGGGCCTCGATTACCTCACGCTCTCCCGGGCGGCGCGGACGCTGTCGGGAGGGGAGGCGCAGCGGATCGGTCTCGCCTGCGCGCTCGGGGGCGCGCTCACGAACACGCTCTACGTCCTCGACGAGCCGACGATCGGCCTGCACGCCCGCGACACGGGGCTGCTCCTGTCGATCCTCCGGAAGCTCGCCGACCGGGGAAACACCGTCGTCGTCGTCGAACACGATCCCGACGTCATCGCGGCGGCCGATCGGGTGATCGATCTGGGCCCGGAAGCGGGCGCCCGGGGCGGACAGCTCCTGTTCTCCGGAACTCCCGCGGCGCTCCGCCGCGTCGCCCAGAACCGGACGGCCGCCGCGCTCCGGCGCCGCGAACGCGCGGCGCCGGCGGCGGGCAACGTCGTCCCCTTCCGCCGCGGACACGACCGGGCGATCACGATCGTCGGCGCGCGCGAGCACAACCTGAAGAACCTCACCGTGCGCCTCCCGCTCGGCCGACTCGTTTCCGTGAGCGGCGTCTCCGGATCGGGGAAGTCGACCCTCCTGCGCGACTGCTTCTTCCACGTCTACCAGCGGCGGGTCAAGGGAGTGGCGGCGGTCGAGATCGGCGCGGTCGACGAGATCCGCGGGCTGGATCACGTCTCCGACGTGCTCTTCGTGGACCAGTCGCCGCTCGGACGCTCGGCGCGCTCGAACCCCGTCACCTACACGAAGGCGTACGACGAGATCCGCCACGCGTTCGCGGCGACCGGGCGCGCGCGGGCGAACCGCGTGACGCCGCGCGATTTCTCCTTCAACACTCCGGGGGGCCGGTGCGAGGCGTGCCAGGGGACGGGCGTGACGACGATCGACATGCAGTTCCTGGCCGACGTCGTCGTGACGTGCGACCGGTGCGACGGCCGGCGCTTCAGCCCGAAGGTCCTCGCGATACGATACCGCGGCAAGAACATCGATGACGTGCTCCGCATGACGGTCGCCGAGGCGTCGGCCTTCTTCGCCGATCTGCCCAAGGTCACCCGCCGGCTCTCGCCGCTGGCGGAAGTCGGCCTCGCGTATCTCCCGCTCGGGCAGCCCACGTCGACGCTCTCGGGGGGCGAGGCGCAGCGCCTGAAGCTCGCGTCGTTCCTCGAAGAGAAGAGCTCCCCGCGCGGCAACCTCTTCCTGTTCGACGAGCCGACGACCGGGCTCCATTCCGGAGACGTCGACGTGCTCCTCGCGACGTTCCGGAAACTGATCGCGCGCGGGCACTCGGTCGTCGCGATCGAGCACCACCTCGACTTCATCGCCGCCTCCGACTGGGTGATCGACCTCGGGCCCGGCGGCGGCGACCGGGGGGGAGAGATGGTCGCCGAAGGGACGCCGGGCGAGATCGCCCGCTCTCCCCTCAGCGAGACGGGCCGCCATCTCGCCGGCAGGGCTCCCGCCGAGCGGACGGGCCCGAACGCGCGGCGGGTCCCCCGCTGA